Part of the Anomaloglossus baeobatrachus isolate aAnoBae1 chromosome 1, aAnoBae1.hap1, whole genome shotgun sequence genome, GTTTTTGGGGGAGAATTGCTATTTGCATTAGATGGATCAAACATCTATGGGTGCGGCGTTAAGCCGGTATGAGACCAGATATTGACGCACCTGATGGTTGCAAGCAGCTCCTGGTGTTGGCTCTTAATGTGGGATAGGAAAGCATTCTCGAATTTTGTGATCTTGCTTGGCTCCATTTTGTCCAAATGACCCCTCACACCGGCATAGATAACTGTCACCTGTTCCTCAATGGCCATGGGCACTGCAGAACAACGCACAGGTTAAAATCCATGCCACCATTACTGTAGGACGTGTCCGTCAACCAGGACGTAAGTTTGTGTCGCACCATATTGTCCCTGCTTGAGCAGCTCAGTCAGGCGGACACCGCGGTTCAACAGTTGCTGGGTAGCAGCATCCAAATCGGAGCCGAACTGGGCAAAAGCTGCTACTTCACGATACTGAGCCAACTCCAGTTTCATGGTACCAGCCACCTGAGGACAGAATATATACACTGAGCATAGGCTTTGTCAGGAGAATCCGCTGGATCATGATTTTCCTCCAGATAAAGGAATGAAGACTCCATTTCATGCGAATAATTTACGCACCTGCTTCATGGCTCTGGTCTGAGCAGCAGACCCGACACGGGACACAGACAGACCGACATTGATGGCAGGTCGGATACCCTTGTAGAACAACTCAGTCTCCAAAAAGATCTAAAAGAAAAATGGGCAAAAGGTGCATTCTGCCTTCTCCACGTCACCACTCACAGGACACAAGCTGAAACTACCGAAACACGTCCAACCAAGGTGAAGATTTACTATACACTCACCTGGCCGTCAGTAATGGAAATGACATTTGTTGGGATGTAAGCAGACACATCACCGGCTTGGGTCTCAATGACAGGGAGAGCAGTCAAGGATCCGCCGCCAAACTGGTCGTTCATTTTAGCAGCTCTCTCCAGCAGACGGGAGTGGAGGTAGAAGACGTCTCCAGGGTAGGCCTCACGGCCAGGAGGACGACGCAGCAGTAGAGACATCTGGCGGTAGGCTACAGCCTGGAAGAAAAAGGCAACATTAACAATTATCTGACAAAGGGCTGGCATTTACAGGCTGCGTCAAAGACTAAAAGGCTCTAaggaaacaaagcaaaaaaaaaaaaaatatctataaaGTAGACGCAACGGCAATCAATCCACTTAAAATCTGTTTGGTATGAACTAGTATTTGGTTTGATGCAAATGTGAACTAAAAGTCATGCTACGTTTTAAAAAAGGTAGCAAGAATAGGCAAGATCCACCAAGAGGGAGCACGGCCAGCAGATATTTAAACTTTTACACAAGAGAAGGCTTAAAGACAGAATAAAATGCAGTATGTTTAACAAGAGGTAAgtgccgtatttttcggtttataagacacccTGGATTTTAAGatgtaccccaaatttagaggcggaaaataggaaaaaaaaattctaatgttaaaatgagggtccgtcttataatcctactgggtcttaatcctaatgctcaccagggggtgagCACAGGATGatggtcagcgatgctgcgggctcagaggagagaGAGTGTTGCCTCTCCAAAGGGTCAGTGGACGAAGTGTCTGCAATACTGCGGCCTCAGGGGTGTGATGATGGCGAGTGCCATTTATCTGCAGGGGTGTCACTACAGTGCAGGAGGATCACAGGACGGGGTATGGTGGTGGCGGGCACCTGATGTGACTGCAGACTGAATTGAATTGCTCCcggttgacttcaagaaaatgactgcGGAGGCAGCGTGTGCGCAGAAAGGCCTccttggccatttttttttttttagtccattggatccatctgcgcacgcgccgcctcggCAGTCATTTATTTGAAGTTAATCGCGTCAACTGCGGACGATTGAATAGAGCCCGCAGTCAGGTGCCCGCTGCCACCGCAGTGACATCCCTCAGTATCGTGGACCTTACCTCCTATGACCCTGCTACACCATTGCCCCAGTAAGCCATAGTcgcattgtaagacgcacccctattttaacactagttttgggggaaaaaaaaaaaaaaaaaaaataaaaacaaaaaaaaaaaaaagtgtcttacAACGCGGAAATAGACTACATTTTAATATAGTCGGGTGTATGAAACAGGCAACTAACATGCCAGATGTCTAACAAGACTAACTACTGCAACCAATAAGTATAACTGCACAGCCCTAGTCTTTAACGTGGAAAAAGATTTGCAGGCCTTATGGATGGCATGTATGTAACATTTACCACACCACTTTATTCAAGATAGTTACCTGTTTGGACAAATCATCGTAGATGATCAAAGCGTGTTTTCCATTGTCTCTGAAGTATTCTCCCATGGAGCAGCCGGAGTATGGTGCCAGGTACTGCAGGGGCGCAGCATCAGAGGCGGTGGCAGACACCACGATTGTGTACTTCATGGCATCTAttgaaaaaaaagaagggaattttgtttacttaccgtaaattccttttcttctagctccaattgggagacccagacaattgggtgtatagctatgcctccaaaggccgcacaaagtattacactaaaagtgtaaagcccctccccttctgcctatacaccccccgtgctcccacgggctcctcagttttggtgcaaaagcaagaaggaggaaaaaaaaaaaaaaattataaactggattaaagtaacttcaatccgaaggaatatcggagaactgaaaccattcaacatgaacaacatgtgtacacaaaaaaacaggggcgggcgctgggtctcccaattggagctagaagaaaaggaatttacggtaagtaaacaaaattcccttctttgtcgctccattgggagacccagacaattgggacgtccaaaagcagtccctgggtgggtaaaataatacctcgtaagagagccgtaaaacggcctcttcctacaggtgggcaaccgccgcctgaaggactcgtctacctaggctggcatccgccgaagcataggtatgcacctgatagtgtttcgtgaaagtgtgcaggctcgaccaggtagccgcctgacacacctgctgagccgtagcctggtgcctcaaagcccaggacgcgcccacggctctggtagaatgggccttcagccctgagggaaccggaagcccagccgaacggtaggcttcgagaattggctccttgatccaccgagccaaggttgatttggaagcctgtgaccctttacgctggccagcgacaaggacaaagagtgcatccgagcggcgcaggggcgccgtacgagaaatgtagagtctgagtgctctcaccagatctaacaagtgcaaatccttttcacattggtgaactggatgaggacaaaaagaaggtaaggagatatcctgattgagatgaaagggggataccaccttagggagaaattccggaaccggacgcagaaccaccttgtcctggtgaaaaaccaggaaaggggctttgcatgacagcgctgctagctcagacactctccgaagtgaagtgactgctactagaaaaaccactttctgcgaaaggcgtgagagaaatatctctcattggctcgaatggtggtttctgaagaaccagcagcaccctgttcaaatcccagggttctaacggccgcttgtaaggaggaacgatgtgacaaaccccctgcaggaacgtgcgtacctgtggaagtctggctaggcgcttctggaaaaacacagagcgctgagacttgtcccttaagggagccgagcgacaaacccttttccagtccagattgaaggaaggacagaaaagtgggcaaggcaaaaggccagggagaaaaaccctgagcagagcaccacgacaggaaaatgttctacgtcctgtggtagatcttggcggacgttggtttcctagcctgtctcatagtggcaatgacgtcttgagataatcctgaagacgctaggatccaggactcaatggccacacagtcaggttgagggccgcagaattcagatggaaaaacggcccttgagacagcaagtctggtcggtctggtagtgcccacggttggccgaccgtgagatgccacagatccgggtaccacgaccgcctcggccagtctggagcgacgaggatgacgcggcggcagtcggccctgatcttgcgtaacactctgggcaacagtgccagcggaggaaacacataagggagctgaaactgcgaccaatcctgaactaaggcgtctgccgccagagctctgggatcttgagaccgtgccatgaacgtcggtaccttgttgttgtgccgggacgccatgaggtcgacgtccggcaccccccagcggcaacagatctcctgaaacacgtccgggtgaagggaccattcccctgcgtccatgccctggcgactgagataatctgcttcccagttttccacgcctggaatgtgaactgcagagatggtggaggccgtggcttccacccacatcaaaatccgccggacttcctggaaggcttgccgactgcgtgtgccgccttggtggttgatgtatgccaccgctgtggaattgtccaactgaattctgatctgcttgccttccagccactgctggaacgctttcagggcaagatacactgcccgtatttccagaacattgatctgaagtgaggactcttgctgggtccacgtaccctgagccctgtggtggagaaaaaccgctccccaccctgacagactcgcgtccgtcgtgaccacctcccaggatgggggtaggaaggatttccccttcgataatgaagtgggaagaagccaccaccgaagggaagctttggtcgcgtgagagagggagacgttcctgtcgagggacgtcgtcggcttcctgtcccatttgcgtagtatgtcccattgaagaggacgcaggtgaaactgcgcgaaaggaactgcctccattgctgccaccatcttccccaggaagtgcatgaggcgcctcaaggggtgtgactggccttgaaggagagattgtacccctgtctgtagtgaccgctgcttgatcagcggaagcttcactatcgctgagagggtatgaaacttcatgccaaggtatgtgagcgattgggccggtgtcagatttgactttggaaaattgatgatccacccgaaactctggagagtctccagagtagcgtcgaggctgtgttggcatgcctcttgagagggtgccttgatcaggagatcgtccaagtaagggatcaccgagtgaccctgagagtggaggactgctactacagtagccataaccttggtgaaaacccgtggggctgttgccaggccgaacggcagtgccacgaactgcaggtgttcgttttctatggcgaagcgcaagaagcgctggtgctctggagcaatcggtacgtggagataagcatctttgatatcgatcgatgcaaggaaatctccttgggacattgaggcgatgacggagcggagggattccatccggaaccgcctggtcgttcCGTGTTTGTTGAGAAGCTTCAGGTCCAgggcaggacggaaagacccgtccttctttgggaccacaaacaagttggagtaaaaaccgtggccctgttgctgaagaggcacagggaccaccactccttctgccttcagagtgcccagcgcctgcagaagagcctcggctcgctcgggaggcggggatgacctgaagaatcgagtcgggggacgagaggtgaactctatcttgtaaccgtgagacagaatgtctctcacccaacggtcttttacccgtggcagccaggcgtcgcaaaagcgggagagcctgccaccgaccgaagatgcggagtgaggaggccgaaagtcatgaggaagccgctttggtagcggcacctccggtggcctttttaggacgtgacttagaccgccatgcgtcagagttcctttgatctttctgaggccttttggacgaggagaattgggacctgcccgcgccccgaaaggaccgaaacctcaactgccccttcctctgttggggtatgttcggtttgggctggggtaaggatgtatcctttcccttggattgtttgatgatttcatccaaacgctcgccaaacaatcggtcgccagaaattggcaaactggttaagcgctttttggaaacagaatctgccttccattcccgtagccacaaggccctgcggagtaccaccgaattggcggctgcaaccgccgtacggctcgcagagtccaggacagcattaatagcgtaagacgcaaatgccgacgtctgagtggttatggacgccacctgtggcgcggacgtgcgtgtggctgcgtcaatttgcgcttgacctgctgagatagcttgtagcgcccatacggctgcgaacgctggggcaaaagaagcgccgatagcttcatagatggatttcaaccagagttccatctgcctgtcagtggcatctttgagtgaagccccatcttccactgcaagtatggatctagctgccagtctggagattggaggatccactttgggacactgagcccaacttttgaccacgtcagggggaaaaggataacgtgtatccttaaggcgcttagaaaaacgcttatctggacaagcatggtgattctggactgcctctctgaaatcagagtggtccagaaacatactcggtgtacgcttgggaaacctgaaacggaatttctcctgctgagaagctgactcctccaccggaggagctgagggagaaatatccaacatacgattgatggacgcaataaggtcgttcactatggcgtccccgtccggagtatcaagattgagagcggcctcaggatcagaatcctgatcagctgtctccgcatcatcaaccagagattcccccctctgagaccctgcacaatatgatgatgtcgagggaaaatcggtctggggctggggtctgtgtcagaaccctcagcctgggatccatgagataccccgggaggacattgttggtccagctgaggtgggccagggaacaaagattcaacagagtccctgtgctgagataccggcctggactgcaaggcttctagtatcttagccatagtctcagagagttttgcaaactccgtcccagtcacctgaacagtgttagcaggtggctccctctgggcccctcttagcagaggctccggctgagtaagtgccacaggggccgaacagtgcacacaatgagggtcagtggaacctgccggtagcggggtcgtacatgcggcgcaggcaacataataagcctgtgttttggcacccctgcctttcgtgggcgccatgctattatcttccctgagtaacacaatagggtatatagccagaaatcaactgtgcaccatacagtgtaaaacatatataccataaacatataatgttacactaccgcacaatggggctagcaccacaggtgctgcttaccacccgcctaaagcggttgtgaggccaccagagtccctgcctgggtctcctagactttgtccccctctgcagcgtccgaggagctgacaggaatggctgccggcgtcctgaggagaggagggagccgtgggcgtgacccagaaagagcgggaactggtgcccgcactgtgcacagtgagaggggtggagtatgcaaagcatgctccagccctcagtgctgctcgttctgtgcagcgtcccgcccttcccctgcctgtcagggctgtgggcgggaggaaaggaaactaggccgcaaaaagccggggactctagtaataaacgcggccgccgtaaaagcgcggccggcgtgaaagtccccggcgcactacaagtcccagccgcgccgcagtgtttccatggccgcggcggtcagtgcggcagtccctatacataaacacactcagcaacgctgagtgtgtaatggcacatattaacccggtcagcgccgtggtccccggtgcactagcacacccagcaaagctggagtgttgctgtgcgctgtccccacagggatacagagtacctccaagtagcagggccatgtccctgaacgatacccggctcctatccagcaggctccacaggagttgtggatgaagcacggtctcagtgcctggagaccgataggatcccacttcacccagagccctgagggggatggggaaggaaaacagcatgtgggctccagcctccgtacccgcaatggatacctcaaccttacaacaccaccgacaagagtggggtgagaagggagcatgctgggggctctatatgggcccacttttcttccatccgacatggtcagcagctgctgctgaccaatctgtggagctgtgcgtgcgtgtctgacctccttcgcacaaagcaaaaaactgaggagcccgtgggagcacggggggtgtataggcagaaggggaggggctttacacttttaagtgtaatactttgtgcggcctccggaggcatagcctatacacccaattgtctgggtctcccaatggagcgacaaagaaaaaaatgaTAAGAAAAGTAAATACAAGCCACCACTGGAAAATGCAATAAAAACTACATtgcgggagaaaaaaaaaaaacaaaacaaaaaacaataataataataataattactaatTACTAATAATAGTAATCACTTACCAGTAATGTGTTTTCTCTGAACCCATGATGGCACCCTTACATTGTCGTGGTGCTGTTATGGGTGCTGGAAAAACTGGATTTGAATTTCTTTTGACATTCAATCAAGTTTTTCTGCACTAAATTTTTTTAACTCACTTAAATATACGACTGGAGTATACATTGTTGCAAATTAACCCAAAAAACATCTGAAACATTGCCTATGACTATCCATATAGTTGAATGCCATAATTTATAATagatatctaactatctatctatatctctcatCTATCTAGTGGCAACTAAGCTGTGAAACTACAACTCCAAGCATTCCCCTGACTACCTTCATTTTgggagttttaggctatgtgcccacgggcgctcgtacctgtggatgtatccgcaggtacgagtgcATGTTtatcgcagctgcccgccggcgtccgcagctatttttagctgcgagattacagcggaatagctgcgggaaacatgcagacattcatgcggcttacctgcggcctcttatctccatagcggagggccggcacatccgcaggtaattccgcatgagtaattgacatgcaattatacatgcggatgcctacatccgcagcatggtcggcagccgcactttccgcaccgtggacacagcactccccatgtcccataggataacatggggagtgactgtacatgctaaaacctgcggatttagctggaaaatccagaaaaatccacaggttttccacggcaaaatccgcacaaacaggctcccgtgggcacatagcctaagcgcaACAGCTGCAGTTTTGTATGTTGCGGGTCACCCGGTAGATATTCTGGTCATACCTGCATCGGTCAGCCTCTTCACCAGCTGAGCCACGGTGGATCTCTTCTGACCGATGGCCACATAGATACAGTATAGTTTCTTCTTCTCATCAGTTCCATCATTAAATCGCTTCTGGTTGATAATGGTATCAACGGCAATGGAAGTTTTGCTGAAAAACATAGTGCAGGAGTCATTTGACAATTTAAGTAGCATCTGCACGTATGTCATTAAAGAATCCAACCCAATTCCTTATCACCGATTGTGATCATGAGGGCGAATAAACTCCTGCTGGAGCCTTGATGTCTCACCATGGAAGCTGCAGACTCATTGTGCTCCTCTCGCTCCACAGAAGTTGTGATGTGTAACTACACCATAAAGCAGAGACCTACAGCTTTGGTGATGTGGATGGAGGTGGTACATGCAGCACATAGACGTCTCCTACCAACTATTCTGTGCACAGCTGCTGTGTAGATGATGCCTAGAAGGATCGTGTGAAGTTTACCTCACTGTAGAAAGCAGGATTACAAAACCAGACCCCAGGTCACGAACAGAGGTTACTCCGTGCCTCTAATTTTCTGCGCCGGGCAGAGACACTTGTGCGCCGGGTAGAACTTCTCCTGTACCATGTATACACGTACCCTATTCCAGCCAGTACAATACACTCCTGATACCTGACGTGTGTTACACAGCTGCCTCAGAACATCACACAAATCCTCCCAGAGCTGAGCACGTCTTACCCAGTCTGTCTGTCACCAATGATCAGCTCACGCTGTCCACGGCCGATGGGCACCAGACTGTCCACAGCCTTGATTCCAGTCTGCATGGGCTCCCGCACAGAGATACGTGGAATAATACCCGGGGCTTTCAGTCCAACTCTTCTGCGGTTTTTTCCTGAAAACGGGCCCTTTTAACAAAAAGTACACTGATGAAATCTTGTGGTAGATTTTCATAAAAGATAAAAATTGTTCTTAAGTTTTTAATGCTGCACTCTTGGGCCTATTGATAAGACATTGCCCAGCATTTAACCACCCCTTTTAAGCCCCCCTTCACACATTTGTATCTCCAGTACATGCAACGCcggttttcacacgtactggagacactggcacacatagacccattaaaattaatgggtctgcgcacacatgcgtgttttcctatggaccgtgtggagcatacgtgtatccgtgtgctccacacggcgacatgtcagCTTTTCTCCAGCAGCATCGGTGTCACATGGACTGCAAactgatgtgctccgtgtgacacgtatcggagaaaacCACATgtttgtgaaataaaatgcttcTCTATTTTCACCTTTCTTCACCACTGATCTCTCCagtactgctgtcacttgcttccgacccccgctcattatgctcattgcatattcactgcactgaggaccggaagcagcagcgccggaaacagcagcaccatagacaggtgagtatagaagttcatgctgtccgtatgctatgcagatgtcacacggatagcacatgcTGAAAAACACATGTACACACACCACagaccgtgcaaaacgtgtgttttgcatggacattTTAAAGAAGCTCAAGATATTCCTTCCCCTCAAAGACTGCAGGGGCATCTCATGAAGCAGAGGCCTTTATGCAGCATTTGTCTATATCCTTTAGGAAGGGAGAAACAGACACTCACCTTGCCATCAATAGCATTTCCCAGGGCATCCACAACACGGCCCAGCAACTCATCACCGACGGGAACGTCCACAATGGCGCCGGTTCTCTTCACGATGTCTCCTTCCTTGATGAGTTTGTCATTACCAAACACGACAACACCAACATTGTCGGGCTCCAAATTCAAGGACATGCCCTAATGATACACAAATCTTAGCCTTAACACCAGGGCTTCTATACAGACTCCTTTCAGGGAAGGTCACCATAACCCAGGAGGGACAGTACCATAATATGACTGCACAGCAGCAGTATCACTAACAAAGCCAGTGTGAGGGATTTAGTAGAactggagggagggggtggggatcCAGGCCACTAATGGCATCTATGGAGACATTGACCTACCTTAAGTCCAGAGGAGAATTCCACCATCTCCTCGGCCTGGACGTTCCTGAGGCCATAAACACGAGCAATACCATCACCAATGGATAGGACACGTCCGGTTTCCTCCAGGTCCGCACTAGTGTCTGCACCCAGGATGCGCTCCTCGAGGATGGAGGACACTTCAGCGGTGCCTGCAGAGAACAGAACAGTTTAATAATCAAAAGCAGACCATCCTCTTCTGTATGAAGAACTCCCTCATATCGGAGCCTCtaaattaggcctaagacacacggcatgaaaatcggaccgagtggaatgtgataaaacatcacattccactcggaccaatattaacctatgtgccagcacccatgagcgattattttctcggccccaacaggaccaagaaaacaattgcagcatgctgcgactaatgTGAGTgtctctcttgcacccattcaagtctatggggcgagagaaagatcgcactgcagtcacagtacaccggtgtaccgcgagtgcagggcgagaatggcaatagccggctacagaggagagagggagctaaatcgctccctcccctcctcagctgaagtccgatcgcatgatcggacctcagttgcagtgacacgcgCATGACACtgttcccgctgtgctgccagcgtgagctgagtgtcatgcgaggatcgcattagtccccctgTGGCCCCGACCTTACAGCCCCTTCCACAAATTATTCTCTTCCTCAAGGCTCCTGTCTTGTATCTGATAGCACATTGCGAAGACATGTAACTGTGATCACCAATGAACACAACCAAGAAGATCCCTTTTATAACATGGCTTTGCCTCCCCCAACCTGACACTGTCCACCTACTGCAAGACTACAACTCTTTACCATCAAGGTATGATAGGAGTTGTACTTTTAAGACAACTATACAGTGACATTGAAGTTTGACATTTCACATGACCTCTAGTCCTGACCCTGCACAATGAGCAGCACAGAGGAATAAGCACTCACCGGTCTTTTGGAGCCATGATCCAGATGCATGGATGTTACGGGTGGCGACGAAAGCAGCACCGAGGGCCTTCTTGGAGACCTGAGAAGAGACAAGTGAATAGAAAGATATATTGCTTATTCCAGAAGTGACTTCATTCACTGTAGGACACAGAGGACAAAGTGCAAGAAAAGCCAAGGGCATGATGAGGAGAGAAGCAGGAGTGAGTGGAGGAATATGGGACAACTACAAGTTCACTACTTGTCTTTAGTGTGCGCTTTAAGGATGGAACAACATGTAATAAGTGATCTCAAAGgatgataaaaatatatattttatccaGGGCTTTTTGAAATCCAAAGCCATAAATGCATCTGCAGAAACTAGTCAATATTTCACATGTGGTGCAATCTGTTGGATTAATATTACAGCAAGAGCAGCTGATATATTTTGGTGGCAAGAGCTTTAACATATCATCTAATGTCCGCTATTTAtgtgcttaggagtccagtgggcggtcctaaccAACGATTGAAGCTCGAGGGGCCGCGGCACGATTAGGACCAGTGTTTCAGTTCTATCACTTCCAACTGGAGGAGAGGTGTCATGTTATCAGCGCTGCTCTCCTCTGACAGAAGTGAGTGGAGCCGAA contains:
- the ATP5F1A gene encoding ATP synthase F(1) complex subunit alpha, mitochondrial, which encodes MLSVRVAATLARSLPRQAGLVSKKALGAAFVATRNIHASGSWLQKTGTAEVSSILEERILGADTSADLEETGRVLSIGDGIARVYGLRNVQAEEMVEFSSGLKGMSLNLEPDNVGVVVFGNDKLIKEGDIVKRTGAIVDVPVGDELLGRVVDALGNAIDGKGPFSGKNRRRVGLKAPGIIPRISVREPMQTGIKAVDSLVPIGRGQRELIIGDRQTGKTSIAVDTIINQKRFNDGTDEKKKLYCIYVAIGQKRSTVAQLVKRLTDADAMKYTIVVSATASDAAPLQYLAPYSGCSMGEYFRDNGKHALIIYDDLSKQAVAYRQMSLLLRRPPGREAYPGDVFYLHSRLLERAAKMNDQFGGGSLTALPVIETQAGDVSAYIPTNVISITDGQIFLETELFYKGIRPAINVGLSVSRVGSAAQTRAMKQVAGTMKLELAQYREVAAFAQFGSDLDAATQQLLNRGVRLTELLKQGQYVPMAIEEQVTVIYAGVRGHLDKMEPSKITKFENAFLSHIKSQHQELLATIRADGKISEQTDAKLKEIVITFLSSFE